TTTAAAAGAATATAACGCCTCGGAACAGAAATAAACCTGATTTAAATTCGCTCACAGGTCATGATAAGTCTCACAATTGATCAAAAAATGTTATTCAATTATCAGGTAAATAATGATCCCACTGCTCGGTAACTGCTACCGAGCGGATTACCTCGCTAATAAAATCCGGATGATTTGAATTGGTTAATACAACGATGCCATAGCCTTTTTCTTTATGTGCAATCAGGTGACTTGAAAAACCTTCGTCCCATCCTCCGTGTTGAAAATAAACATCGCCTCCTGTTTTAAGCATATCCAAACCTAGTCCATAAGTTCCTAAAACAGGCGTCAGCATTTGTTCGGCGGCACTTTTAGATAAAACCTTTGTGCTTGTTCCTTGCAGCGTAAGTTGAATATCAACTGCAAATTTGGCAAGATCTTCCGCTGTTGTCCACAATCCTGCTGCGGCCATTTCCGGATAGGTATGCCTTTTTCCTTTCGTCATTAAACCGTTGGGTAAATATCCTGTTGCCGCAAGTTTCAATTTCTCGGGAGAAAGTGGCTGGTCATATGTACTGTTTAACATATTTAAAGGGTCGATAACCAGTTCTTTCATGATTGACGGAAAAGGTTTTTTTTCAATATCAATCAGCATTTGCTGCATAATCGTGTAACCTCCGCCGGAATACCGCCATTCTTTTCCCGGCTCCTTATCCACGCGGATAGCAGGACTGTTGGCCGGAGGCGTACCGTTCAGAACTTGCAGCAGCGTTGGTACGGGTAAGTCGGGACTATATCCCAGGAATCCATGCACCGTAATTCCGCCGGTATGGCTGAGTAAATGTTTCAGGGTTACTTTTTTTTCTTTTGTAAACTCATTATCAGGCAATTTCCAGGAAGTCAAATAATTATTTACATTCTTATCTAAATCAATTTTACCCTTCAATACTTCACGAAGTGCACCATAGGCGGCCACCGGTTTGCTGATAGAACCAGCCTGAAAAAGTGTATGAACAGTTGCAGGCTCCTTACTCTCTTTATCAATGATGCCATAAGCCCGGGACCAGAAAATTTTATTATCCCGGATCACTGCAATACTCACCGCCGGAACTCCATAAAACTTCATGCGTTCCTCTATTGTCCAAACCGAATCGCCTGGCTCATATCCCTTTTTGCATAGATTTTTTTCTGCCGACCGGACACTTTCAAAAAGATTTGGCAGTTTCTTTTTACCTTGGCAGGATGATAAAATCGCAAGTAAAACGATTGAAATCAGTATTCTTAATTTCATATAGAGGCTTGTTTGAGAGATGTAATTTAGCGATTAATTAAGCCAAATATAAATCGACCAACTAATTGATTTTTATTTATTTATCGCTTAACATAATACTAAATTGTCGATCATAAATAAGTTTGGCGCCGATACTGTTTTTATGACTTGTAAACCTTATTTCCTCAAATTCCTGTTTTTGTTTTTTGTATTGTTATTGAGTTGTAACAAAAGGCAAAAGGCTAATATAGAACTTGATTTTACACACGTTGACAACTTTGATGAAGCCTATTCGCTATCTTTTAATGTAACAGATACTATCTCGCTCAGACAATACTGGAAGGCGAATGATGTTTCGGATAGTAGCAAAAACTACATTGCGATTATTGACGATTCACAGAGAAACAAACTGGAAAAACTGGTAAAAAAAATTAACATTCAGGTGTTACATGAAGGTAATCCGGAATATGCTACCACAGACGGCATCTTTACAGGTCTCTATTTAAAAAATGACTTACAAAACGCGACTATAATTCCTTATAACGGAAATGAGGCCAGGGAAATAAATGAATTGGTGGAATATATAATCAGCTTTAAAAAAACACTCAAACTTCAAGCAACAGATAATCAATTTAATTTCAAATCTGCACCAAAAATTCCGACTACTATACAAAAGCAAAGAACAAACCTTTATCTTCCTGAATAGTAATATCTTTGGACTTCAAGCTGGCAAAAAAAGAAGACTGTCGAGCTGATTTACCTTTTTTCATCATTCCAGATCAGTTTTTGATTGGATGCTTTTTTTACAAAATCAAGGCATTTGCCATCGCCGCCTCCGGTAATTCCACCATCCGGGCTGCAAAGCAGGTTGTAATTTTCATCCAATAATTCACTAAATACATCACAACAGCTGGGAGGAATGAAATACAGAGTTGCCTTTATAGGTAAGGCTAAAAATCTTTGCAGGGGGGGCGTACGGGGTCCTTGCTTATCGAATTAATACTTTCAATAATGCAGGCCGGTGCTTCTATTGTTCAACCGGTTCTTTTTCATAACTGGTAAAGACACACATTACCAGAAAAATCAGACTGATTTATTTCATGGCAGAGCAATAAAGTTTGTCAAATTTTATTCAAATACACCGACAGATCAAGTTCATCATGCATTAATTTTTGCTGCTCGATCATTTTGTTTTTCAGTTCTTTGAGTATGTTTTTGCTTGATTGCTGACTGGCAATATCATGCATTTCGTCAGGATCTTTTGTCATATCAAAAAGCAGAATTTTCGAAGCAGCCGGATAAATGATCATCTTATATTTATCCGTTCTTACCATGCGCTGTATGTTCATGTAACAGCCATAAATTTCCTGATAGGGGCCAGGCTTATTCTTATCATGGATTAATGGTATCAAACTATTGAAAAAGACATGTGCCGGTTTTTGAATACCTGCCAGTTCATAGGAAGTTGCCATCAGATCCTGCATATACACATTCTGATCTCTTTTTTCACCCTTGGGAATACCTGGGCCATTAATTACTAAGGGCGGCCGCATGCTATGATCAAACATACTTTGTTTACCCATTAAACCATGATGACCAATGGATAACCCGTGATCAGCCGTGAAAATGATGTAAGTATTTTCAAGTTTTCCACTTTTTTTCAAGGCATCCAGAATCCTGCCCACCTGCTCGTCCATGTAAGAAATACTGGCGTAATATTCCTGGATATTCTTTTTTACAGCGTAAGGTGTGCGGGGGAAAGGAGCCAGCTGTTCGTCTCTGAGATCCGTTCCGCAGCCCATTTCTGTCTTGAAAGGATATTCGTCCAGATAGCTGACCGGTAATTTAATCTGATCCACAGGATATTTATCAACCCATCTTTTTGGAGCCTGTCGCGGATCGTGGGGTGCGTTGAAAGCCAGATACATAAAAAAAGGAGTTTCCTTCTTTGCAGCTTCGCGAATGTAGCCAACCGCGTCGTCGGCCACCACTTCACTCCAGTGTTTTCCACCTTTCCAGAAACCTCCGAATTCTTCTTTCCAGGGCTGCCAGACAGTATCTTGCCGGGAAAGTGGCCGGTTATAACCCTGCGGAGTCTGGTTGGGCATACCGGGCCTGATATTATTTGCGTGATCGAAAAGTTTTTGGGCATCAGTATCAACGTGCCATTTCCCGGTCATGTAAGTTTCATATCCGGCTAACTTCATTTGCTGAGGCCAGAATCCTTTCGCGTCAAACAGTGATGCATAATTAGTTTCCTGCTTTTTTGCATTCCAGACCGACAGGCCTGTTACCAGCATGGCCCTGCTTGCAACGCAAACCGCACCATGCCAGGCGCCCATATTATAAGCATGCGTAAAGCTGGTACCATTTTTCACCAAACCGTCCAGATTTGGTGTTATAACCTGATCGTTTCCCAAAGCACGTACCGTATTAAATCGCTGATCATCAGTAAATATCAGAATGATATTCGGTTTCCCATTAACGGACATCCGCTTATTTGGCTTGCTGGCAGTCAACAACAAAAAAAGAAAAAGGCAGCCCAGAATTTTAAAAGCAGCAAATGATTTTTTAAGCATAATCTTAATTTAAAAAAGTAAGCAGATAAGCTCAGAAGAAAGATCTGGTGTCATTCTGTTTAAAACATTGTGTGTCCATTTTTTTACTTACCAGCGGATTTTTCAGTCATATGCATCCACCTGTTTTTAATGCATTGTGAATGGGACAGGTTGTCTCTGAAATTTCCGGTGCTTTCAGATTTTCCACAAAAAAGCCTTTGGACGGGCAGATCCAAAGGCGAAATTTATAAAGAATGTCTTGTCAAAAAGAAACAGTTACGGGCGGTTTTCGAGCCACTGTTTAAATTCCATCAGCCGCAGATAGGCACTGGTCTTTTGATAACTTTCAGGTTGTCTTGTGATGATTGCGAGTTGAGCTGCAACAAAAACATCTGACTCTTCAATAGTAGCGTAACCGTTAATTTTAACAGGATTTTCGGGCAGTTTCACAGTTGCGAAGTAATCTTCAAGTTCTTGAATGCTCATTATGCAGTTGTACGTTTGATATGCTTTGTAAAATCGATATAACGGGGCAACGTAGCATTGATACCTTAAAGTTTCATTATTTGTCCATAATTGTGGTCCTTACACCGCAGTTATAGTAACATTTTGTGTCCTTTTTTTTGCAAATCCACAGGCTAATCAAGTTGTTAAGAATAGTTTTTAATAGGCATGATTTTGTTTAATGTGGGTTAAAATCATCAACATAACTAAATTCATCAACAATTAAAATGGAATCAAAACATAACATCAGCCACACAGCTCGCCACGATTCGGCCAGCTTTCAGAATCAGGTTTTTGAAAATACCAATCCGTTTCAGGGGCCATCGAGATCAATCGCGGTGCCGTCACAATCCGCAGCAAAACCAGGAAAACGTCCGCGTATTATGAGACCGATTTATTCGGCAAGATTATCTTGAAAAGATATGTTTATATCAGACCTGGAATTTAGTGAGCAGTCCTTTACGAAAGATCAGGACTGCTCACTATTATTTTACTCTTTTGAAATCAAAAAGACTGGTATATATCCATTTCCCGTCCTGAGGTTTTCCAAGAGAAATTACAAAATTGTCCGCAGAACGTTTTTCATATAATACACGGACAGGATCTCCTTCTTTTTCAAAAACCACTCTTCCGGTGCCTGATTCAATCCATTTGTGTTTTACAGGCTTGTCAATTTCTTCCTGTCCGATCAATCCCGAAGCAAAATGTTTGACAAGTGAAACCGGCCCCTGTTCGGTTTGTTCATAAACCAGAAGTTCAAAAATTGTAGGTTTTCCTCCATTCGTCATTCTGAAAAAACCCACAATGTTGTCACCTTTGGCCGGAAGCCAGGTAGCTTCAATGGTGCGGTCCTGCACGTTGGCTATCCACTTGCCTTCGGTAAAAGCAAGGTCTGCAAGTGATCCGGTTTTGGAAGTGGACTGCGCGTTAGAAAATTGAAAGAAAACAAAAACAAAAAGTAAGGAAATGATTAGTCTCATCGGTTAGCTTTTAAATGTTACCAACCTGTCAGCAGGTTTTTAGTTTGACGAAATCCCGGGCGGAGTAACCTTACAAAATCAAACTAAATAATCCGTCGGATGAAAATTCTGGGTTTGGGCGCCCGTGAAAACTTCAAAGAAAATAGAGGCTTTTATCCTATTTGAACATGAGCTTTTGCGTCGAGTACTCGTTGCCATGATCCCCGCATTTCATTTATCATATTCATAATTGTAGCCTGATGACCTGCATTGGCAAATTTCGCCGCAAACCGGTTTCAGGATCTTCCGGATGGCAGTCCGTATATACCACTTTCAGAGGTTTACTAAAATTGGTTGTTTTCGTCGAAAACAAAATAGAGAGGTAGTAAACCCAGAGCCAGTAATTCTAAAAAAGCTGATACGGGAAATATTACCCTTCATCATCATAGACATATGGTGATGATACTGCAATCGAGGTTTGTGAAACTATTAGTCTACAAAGTATACCCAATTTTAAACGTCATATAGTCTCTATTGTAAAAAACCTTCTCATCAATAAGATTCATTTCCAATGAAATTGAAAAGGACTGAAGGTTGATACCTATTCTTGGAGAAACACCGAAGCGTGTACCCAGATTTTCTCTTCGAACAGGTTGGGCTTCTGAATTCGGAAGTTGTCCGGCAGGAAACTGACCATAACCTAAACGGTAAAAACCGGCACCAACGCCGATGAAAGGTGAATATTTATGATTCCAGAGTTTTATAATATCGGCAGTTGCAGATAATGAGCCGATTGGATCTGCTTTTACCCTGCCCACTTCACTGACGTATGGGCGCATAAAGGTATATTCTCCGCGGAGACCGACTGCGATATAATTGGTCAGCCGGTATGAAGGTTCGGCAGAGAAGGATAATGCAGGCGCGCTCAAAAAACTTTCTTTGCTTCTGTAAGTGGCTCCAATGCCAGCACTGATTTTCAGATTCCAGCGGTCTCTATATTGAAGGAAATCAGGTGAGCTCTGGTCATAAGTTAAAGGCCTAAGCGTTTCACCAATATTTTGCGCCTTCGCGGCCTGAAAGATAAAAAATGTACAGAGTGTAAAAAGAAACTTTTTCATGTATAAGCTGAGTTAATTAGGTTTTATTCAGGGAGTTATTATTAGGAGCAGGAGGGGAGTGCTGTACCTAATAAAAAAATTCATGCCAGATATACTTTTGGTTACATAAAAATAAATGATGATCCGGCGTCCGAGGATTGGAAAATGCAATTGATTCTTCCTTTCTTTTAATAAAGTAAAAAGGGCTAAATGCTTTGAAACTGGCGTTGTTTGGGAAGATAGGCGATAGCCAGGGAACCGGTTAGCGTAATTTTTGAAAGGCGGTTCAACTCTATATCATCCCAGGGTTTGAAAATTAATTGCAGCAAGAAAATTGAAGAAATTGGGTAAAAGCCGATTTAATGTCACCTTTTTATGATGAAAAAAGCAACAATTTACCCCAAAAGTTGCCCGTGTTTTTTGAAGTTGCGGTTTGGAAAAAACAGCACTTTTTAAGACAAAATTGTCTTTGGAAGCTGTAAACGATAATTCTCAGTTGTAAAGAACCCTTTATTGTAATTATTTTCTGTAAAAATGGTTATAGTCCATAACAGCGGTTGCGTTCAGGAAGGCAAGTGGGTTCATTTCAGGTTATGCCGGTATTTTAATGAAACACCTTTTCAAAAACATATTCAGATTTGCAGAACTTAGCATTGCACTTTTTGCTATTATGCTTTTATGCATTCACTTTTGGTTCAAGTACAATTCTGAACGAACAATCGAGCAGCTGATTAGCTGGGCTTCTCACGGTCAACTGAAATGTTCCATCGAAAAAATCGAAACCAATTACTTCCACAATGCCATTCACGTTCAGGGCATAAGCATTTTTACGGTAAATAAATCCAGACAATCAACAAGTTATAAGTTCAGCGTAAAGGATTTTCATTTCAGGACGCGTTCCCGGTGGGATCTGTTCGTGCACAGACAGCTGCTGATTGATTCCATTGTTTTTAACAGTCCGGAAATTGTCATTGGAAAAAGGACATTATCCCAGGCAGACAGTACAAGTAAAATTGCATTGCTGGATGATCTTGAAAAACTTTACAGCTCTATTTATAAATCCCTTGATGTACTTAACCTTCAATTGTTTAAGATCAAAGAAGGAAAACTTTTGGTAAGAAATGAAGACAATCCTTCAAAGCCACCCCTGATGGTTAACCATATTCATTTTTCGATTAATAAATTGAAGATCGGTTCGGCACATGTAAGGGATTCTTCGCAGTTTATATTCTCGGAAAGGGTAATGCTGCGTATTTCAGATCAGAAAATAATGTTTCCTGATAACAAAAGCAACCTCA
The nucleotide sequence above comes from Dyadobacter subterraneus. Encoded proteins:
- a CDS encoding serine hydrolase domain-containing protein, with product MKLRILISIVLLAILSSCQGKKKLPNLFESVRSAEKNLCKKGYEPGDSVWTIEERMKFYGVPAVSIAVIRDNKIFWSRAYGIIDKESKEPATVHTLFQAGSISKPVAAYGALREVLKGKIDLDKNVNNYLTSWKLPDNEFTKEKKVTLKHLLSHTGGITVHGFLGYSPDLPVPTLLQVLNGTPPANSPAIRVDKEPGKEWRYSGGGYTIMQQMLIDIEKKPFPSIMKELVIDPLNMLNSTYDQPLSPEKLKLAATGYLPNGLMTKGKRHTYPEMAAAGLWTTAEDLAKFAVDIQLTLQGTSTKVLSKSAAEQMLTPVLGTYGLGLDMLKTGGDVYFQHGGWDEGFSSHLIAHKEKGYGIVVLTNSNHPDFISEVIRSVAVTEQWDHYLPDN
- a CDS encoding DUF6970 domain-containing protein is translated as MQRFLALPIKATLYFIPPSCCDVFSELLDENYNLLCSPDGGITGGGDGKCLDFVKKASNQKLIWNDEKR
- a CDS encoding sulfatase-like hydrolase/transferase, with translation MLKKSFAAFKILGCLFLFLLLTASKPNKRMSVNGKPNIILIFTDDQRFNTVRALGNDQVITPNLDGLVKNGTSFTHAYNMGAWHGAVCVASRAMLVTGLSVWNAKKQETNYASLFDAKGFWPQQMKLAGYETYMTGKWHVDTDAQKLFDHANNIRPGMPNQTPQGYNRPLSRQDTVWQPWKEEFGGFWKGGKHWSEVVADDAVGYIREAAKKETPFFMYLAFNAPHDPRQAPKRWVDKYPVDQIKLPVSYLDEYPFKTEMGCGTDLRDEQLAPFPRTPYAVKKNIQEYYASISYMDEQVGRILDALKKSGKLENTYIIFTADHGLSIGHHGLMGKQSMFDHSMRPPLVINGPGIPKGEKRDQNVYMQDLMATSYELAGIQKPAHVFFNSLIPLIHDKNKPGPYQEIYGCYMNIQRMVRTDKYKMIIYPAASKILLFDMTKDPDEMHDIASQQSSKNILKELKNKMIEQQKLMHDELDLSVYLNKI
- a CDS encoding DUF6965 family protein, with the translated sequence MSIQELEDYFATVKLPENPVKINGYATIEESDVFVAAQLAIITRQPESYQKTSAYLRLMEFKQWLENRP
- a CDS encoding DUF6265 family protein, whose product is MRLIISLLFVFVFFQFSNAQSTSKTGSLADLAFTEGKWIANVQDRTIEATWLPAKGDNIVGFFRMTNGGKPTIFELLVYEQTEQGPVSLVKHFASGLIGQEEIDKPVKHKWIESGTGRVVFEKEGDPVRVLYEKRSADNFVISLGKPQDGKWIYTSLFDFKRVK